GGTCAAGTCCGAACTGCACTCCCTCTGCGTCGAATTCCCCAAGAGACTCGTTGTCCGCGTCAGCGCGCGCATGCGGGAACTCGGACGAACCCTGACCGGCCTGGCCTTCAAGCACGTGCAGAGCCCGGACGGTCTTTTGGGGGACTGGTTCGAGCTGGAAGGCAGCGAGCAGGTCAGCGTATCCTACAAGTTGAACTGGCTTTGGGTCATCCGTCCTCAGGGCTCCCGGCAGGACAAGACCTTCACCAAGGGTTGGCGGGCCTACTTCGACCGGCTGGAAGCGATCTTCCAGCAGTACAAGGTCTCCTATCTGCTGGCGGAGGATCTGAACCTGGTTCTGCGAGTGACTTCGCCGCGCGTCATGGGCGCCCTGACCTCGGAACTGCTGAGCATGATCGACGACAAGGAGAAGCCGGCCTGGCCTTGCAAATACATGGCCGTCGAGATGGGCGACCAGCCCTTCACTCCAGAATTTGCGAGCAAGGTCCGTTATGTCGTGGACTCCCTTGAGTCCAATGCCCTGCATCTGCCCCTGGCCACGATTTTCCAGATAGCCGACTCCAGGATCGCGCCGGTGGATTCACGCGCTTCCATGGACAATTCCAAGCTGTCCGACCTGTTTCAGGTTCGTTTCCATTCCAGCAAGTGCGGGCGGCGGCGCGGCAGCCTGAATGTTTTTCTGCCTACGAGCCTGATTTCCGGTGGCGAGAGCCCCTGTTTCTATTGCGGACTGCGTTCGCACCAGCCGCGAAAATGCCCCTCGAGGATGCTGCAGTCCGGAAACGTGCAGGTCACGGACATGACCCGCTTTGCCCGCCTGGATCTTGACGCTCTGCCCGGAATCCTGGCCGGGATTGAAAAGCAGGTCGCCCCCGACGTCATTCGCGGTCTGAACATGTTGCTGGGGGAAAAGACCGATCCGGGGCTGGTCGTCCGGTCCATGTTCGAGGTCGACATGATCTGCCAGCTGCGCATGATGGCTTCCGTCTGGCGCGCCAAGGGCAAGGAATGGCCGCGAGGGATAGAAGAGCAGCGGCCCCAAAGCGAGGCGCAACTCTGGGAGGCCTTGGAGGCTTTGCGCACGGGGAGTCTGGAGCGGGCCATGGAAAAGGTCGATCATGTCGTGCTCAGTTCGCCCAAGAATTATCAGCCACGGGTGCTCCTTGGTTTCATGGCCATGGAGCGCGATGAGTTCAAGCGTGCCATGGGCTTCTGGGAGGAGGCCGAGAGCCTGGCCTATACCAGTCTGCAGCGCTCCTACATCCAGCTTCTTCAGGGCCGCCTGCGGGAGGTCTCGGGCGACTACCCCGAAGCCATCCGCCTTTACGGCCGGGCGCTCGGGGAATCCCCCCGGTTCAGTCAGGCCCGCTACAGGCAGGCCGTCTGCCTGATCAAGTCAGGATATCTCAACGAAGCCCAGGCGCTCATCCGTGAGCTGATCAAGGACAATCCCGACTACTTCAGCACCGTGCTGCTCGACACCGAGCTGGAGGGCGGGCGTTCCCATCTGTTGAGCGACCTGTGGGAGATCTGGGATGATGCAAGGGCCCGTTCCCATGAGATCATCGGCGCGGTGGAGCACCTGCCGGACCTGCTGGACAAGTGGTTGCCTTCCGACCACGACGCCTACAACATGTTCCATGTGCGCATCGAGGATTTGAACAGCTATGCCGGGGTCAACAACTACGTCTCCATGGCCAAGCTGCTGCGCGGCACCATCGCCATCCGAGCGGACATCCAGGCCCGGGTCAAGAAGGACATCAAGGAGCTCGCCAACCGCCGTTCGGCCATTCGCGAGCGGCTCAAGAAGATTCAGCGTGAGGCGTCCTGGTTCCCCTTTCCGTCGATGCTCGGGTCTTTCACCAAGCTCTTCAATGCATGCGGCGAGGGAGTGAGTCTCATCGGCCATCTTGACCTCTACGTTCCCGACAAATTCAGGCAGGGGCACGAGGCCATGCGCCAGGCCGAACAGAACCTGGACAAGCTCGAAAAGAAGCTGCTCTTTCTTCAGGGCGTGCGAAACGGCATCCTTTTCCTGCTACTGTCCGGCAAATATCTGCTCATCTTCGAGATCATCGCCTTGCTTTTGGCCGGAGGCGTGTCCCTGGGACTTTACTATCTGGCTCCGGATCAGGTCATCCTGGGGCGGAACCTGCGACAGGAACGATGGCTGATCCTCAACATCACGCTCATCTTTTTTTCCTTTCTCGCCTTCGTCGCCACGGCCATCAAGGCCGCGTCGAACTTCGAGACCTACAAGAACGAGATCCTGGACAAGGGGGACTGATGCCCCGCGCCCCGCATGCAGCGGTCGCCCCGACGGCGGCCCGAACCCCCGTGTTTTTGGCACGCCTTTTGTTCATTGCCTAGAATGCATACTCTGGTCATCAATTTGACCCGCTTCGGCGATCTGCTGCAGACTCAGCCTGTCTTCAGCGGATTGCGACGGCGGGGCGACAGCGCGGGGCTGGTCTGCCTGGACTCCTTCAAGGGCGCGGCGGGCCTGCTGCGCGATGTGGATCAGGTCCGGGCCCTGCCCGGGGCGCGTCTTCTGGCCCAACTGGATCGGGGCTGGCCTCTGGCCATGGAGGAACTTGTCTCCTGGCTGGATCAGTGGCGACAGACTCCCTTTGACCGGATGGTCAACCTCACGCCGACCCTTTCCGCACGGCTGCTGTCCCGCGCCATGCATGACGGGCAGGTGGAGGGTTTTGGCCTCGATAGCCATGGTTTTGGCGAGTACTCCACGCACTGGGCGACTTTTCTGCAGGCGGCCTCCGCCCATCGCGGGTGCAGCCCCTTCAACCTGGTCGACCTGTTTCAGCGTGTGGCCGGTCTTGATCCGGGAGAATTCAGATTGAAGACGCCCGAGGCTCCCGCGCTGGCGGCGGCGGATGAACTGCTTGGCGGCACGGGGCGGCGGGTGGCCTTTCAGCTTGGGGCCAGCCAGGACTACAGACGCTGGCCCGTGGCCTCCTTCGTGCGCGCCGGGAGCGTGCTGTGGTCAAGGACCGGGCGCATGCCCGTGCTCCTGGGAACGGCGTCGGAGAGCCATCTGGCGCGGGAATTCATGGACCTGGCCGACTACCCCTGCACGGACCTGACCGGCCGGACCGATCTTTCGACGCTGGCGGCGGTGCTGAAGCGCATGGATCTGCTGCTGACCAACGACACGGGCACCATGCACCTGGCGGCGGGCCTT
The Desulfomicrobium macestii genome window above contains:
- a CDS encoding tetratricopeptide repeat protein, encoding MTCIEPLLAKVTKQASPRLLSNGFVCWLVHSQPLPVSFLQTLTDIGGWSLAEETSQTLWFFPSSEVMLGLARLYNWARLHPMATSVTVFEGSLIVDDKLGQSLKVKSELHSLCVEFPKRLVVRVSARMRELGRTLTGLAFKHVQSPDGLLGDWFELEGSEQVSVSYKLNWLWVIRPQGSRQDKTFTKGWRAYFDRLEAIFQQYKVSYLLAEDLNLVLRVTSPRVMGALTSELLSMIDDKEKPAWPCKYMAVEMGDQPFTPEFASKVRYVVDSLESNALHLPLATIFQIADSRIAPVDSRASMDNSKLSDLFQVRFHSSKCGRRRGSLNVFLPTSLISGGESPCFYCGLRSHQPRKCPSRMLQSGNVQVTDMTRFARLDLDALPGILAGIEKQVAPDVIRGLNMLLGEKTDPGLVVRSMFEVDMICQLRMMASVWRAKGKEWPRGIEEQRPQSEAQLWEALEALRTGSLERAMEKVDHVVLSSPKNYQPRVLLGFMAMERDEFKRAMGFWEEAESLAYTSLQRSYIQLLQGRLREVSGDYPEAIRLYGRALGESPRFSQARYRQAVCLIKSGYLNEAQALIRELIKDNPDYFSTVLLDTELEGGRSHLLSDLWEIWDDARARSHEIIGAVEHLPDLLDKWLPSDHDAYNMFHVRIEDLNSYAGVNNYVSMAKLLRGTIAIRADIQARVKKDIKELANRRSAIRERLKKIQREASWFPFPSMLGSFTKLFNACGEGVSLIGHLDLYVPDKFRQGHEAMRQAEQNLDKLEKKLLFLQGVRNGILFLLLSGKYLLIFEIIALLLAGGVSLGLYYLAPDQVILGRNLRQERWLILNITLIFFSFLAFVATAIKAASNFETYKNEILDKGD
- a CDS encoding glycosyltransferase family 9 protein; this translates as MHTLVINLTRFGDLLQTQPVFSGLRRRGDSAGLVCLDSFKGAAGLLRDVDQVRALPGARLLAQLDRGWPLAMEELVSWLDQWRQTPFDRMVNLTPTLSARLLSRAMHDGQVEGFGLDSHGFGEYSTHWATFLQAASAHRGCSPFNLVDLFQRVAGLDPGEFRLKTPEAPALAAADELLGGTGRRVAFQLGASQDYRRWPVASFVRAGSVLWSRTGRMPVLLGTASESHLAREFMDLADYPCTDLTGRTDLSTLAAVLKRMDLLLTNDTGTMHLAAGLGVPVAAIFLATAQPFDTGPYLEGSLSLEPDLPCHPCSFGEKCPHGLICRDSIEGEAVGDMLVGYPDGQALSVAPGFKGRIWQARRDESGFMDLFSVSGHEGQDRSRWIRIQREVYRQFLDQKPGAGNFSWPGPGSDFRDALVRDLEHAALMLTLVEEQGRILALRPDAPMKPKFLVNCQNLEDFFSRNPSLGILAPMWRFQSRAESVSMAAFLELCARYRGLLDVFRHRLALA